The Streptomyces aurantiacus genome includes a region encoding these proteins:
- a CDS encoding acyl-CoA dehydrogenase family protein — protein sequence MADPLLFNPRTYDPAHFDIETRRLLRATVDWFEERGKRRLIEDYRSRAWLADFLAFAAKEGLFATFLTPVSAAGNKGQRWDTARIAALNEIFGFYGLDYWYAWQVTILGLGPVWQSDNPAARTRAAELLAQGEVFAFALSEKTHGADIYSTDMLLTTDSNGGFRATGSKYYIGNGNAAGMVSVFGRRTDIEGPDGYVFFAADSRHPAYHLVKNVVDSSKYVSEFRLEDYPVGPDDVLHTGRAAFDAALNTVNVGKFNLCTASIGICEHAMYEAVTHAHNRILYGRPVTAFPHVRRELADAYVRLVGMKLFSDRAVDYFRSASSEDRRYLLFNPMTKMKVTTEGEKVIDLMWDVIAAKGFEKDTYFAQAAVEIRGLPKLEGTVHVNLALILKFMRNHLLHPAEFAAVPTRLDAADDTFLFEQGPARGLGSVRFHDWRPAYDAYAGVPNVARFREQADALCEFVASAAPDEEQSRDLDLLLAVGQLFALVVHGQLILEQARLTDLDEDVLDELFSVLVRDFSGFAVELHGKDSSTADQQSWALGAIRRPVVDEARSGRVWERVEALSGAYEMAE from the coding sequence ATGGCCGACCCCCTCCTCTTCAACCCCCGTACGTACGACCCGGCGCACTTCGACATCGAGACCCGCAGGTTGCTGCGTGCCACGGTCGACTGGTTCGAAGAGCGCGGGAAGCGCAGGCTCATCGAGGACTACCGTTCCCGCGCCTGGCTGGCCGACTTTCTCGCGTTCGCAGCCAAGGAAGGGCTGTTCGCCACCTTCCTCACCCCCGTGTCCGCCGCCGGGAACAAGGGCCAGCGCTGGGACACGGCCCGGATCGCCGCTCTCAACGAGATTTTCGGCTTCTACGGCCTCGACTACTGGTACGCGTGGCAGGTGACCATCCTCGGCCTCGGACCGGTTTGGCAGAGCGACAACCCAGCAGCTCGTACCCGCGCGGCCGAACTTCTCGCCCAGGGTGAGGTGTTCGCCTTCGCTCTCTCCGAGAAGACCCATGGCGCCGACATCTACTCCACCGACATGCTGCTGACGACCGACAGCAACGGCGGCTTCAGGGCGACGGGCTCCAAGTACTACATCGGCAACGGCAATGCCGCCGGGATGGTCTCGGTCTTCGGCCGACGCACCGACATCGAAGGGCCGGACGGCTACGTCTTCTTCGCCGCCGACAGCCGCCACCCGGCCTATCACCTCGTCAAGAACGTCGTTGACTCCTCGAAGTACGTCAGCGAGTTCCGCCTCGAGGACTACCCGGTGGGCCCGGACGACGTCCTGCACACGGGCCGCGCGGCCTTCGACGCCGCCCTCAACACCGTCAACGTCGGCAAGTTCAATCTCTGCACTGCCTCGATCGGCATCTGTGAGCACGCGATGTACGAGGCGGTCACCCACGCGCACAACCGGATCCTGTACGGCCGCCCCGTCACGGCCTTCCCGCACGTGCGCCGCGAGCTGGCCGATGCGTACGTCCGCCTCGTCGGCATGAAGTTGTTCAGCGACCGGGCTGTCGACTACTTCCGCTCTGCCTCTTCGGAAGACCGCCGCTATCTGCTGTTCAACCCGATGACGAAGATGAAGGTGACCACGGAGGGTGAGAAGGTCATCGACCTGATGTGGGATGTGATCGCCGCCAAGGGCTTCGAGAAGGACACCTACTTCGCACAGGCCGCCGTCGAGATCCGGGGTCTTCCCAAGCTCGAGGGCACGGTCCACGTCAACCTCGCGCTGATCCTCAAGTTCATGCGCAACCACCTCCTGCACCCGGCCGAGTTCGCAGCCGTGCCGACTCGCCTCGACGCGGCGGACGACACGTTCCTCTTCGAGCAGGGACCGGCCCGCGGCCTTGGCTCCGTGCGCTTCCACGACTGGCGCCCCGCCTACGACGCATACGCCGGGGTGCCGAACGTCGCCCGCTTCCGGGAGCAGGCCGACGCCCTCTGCGAGTTCGTCGCCTCCGCAGCCCCCGACGAGGAACAGAGCCGCGACCTCGATCTTCTTCTCGCCGTCGGCCAGCTGTTCGCGCTGGTGGTTCACGGCCAACTGATCCTGGAACAGGCCCGTCTGACGGACCTCGACGAGGATGTGCTCGACGAACTGTTCTCCGTCCTGGTCCGCGACTTCTCCGGCTTCGCCGTCGAACTGCACGGCAAGGACTCCTCCACTGCCGATCAGCAGAGCTGGGCGCTGGGTGCCATCCGGCGTCCCGTCGTCGACGAGGCGCGTTCGGGGCGCGTCTGGGAACGTGTGGAGGCGCTGTCCGGGGCGTACGAGATGGCGGAGTGA
- a CDS encoding SDR family oxidoreductase yields MAKHVIIGAGSIGTNVARLLAERGESVRIVTRSGSGPEHQLVDRIAADASDPSRLTELSRGAEVIYHCANPPSYTVWERLLPPLQTAAITAAKANDAVLALTGSLYAYGPQPGGRMNEHTPMAATGHKGRLRRRMWEQALAGGIRTVEVRGSDYIGKDANGIYSLLIKSALQKGKAAWITGHLDMPHTFTFNGDMAQALITLASEERAWGRPWHVPSAPAVTIRELARRYAVAAGRPPVKLIQIPRSVTRTAGLIVPIAREMAEMDYQWYAPFHMDATETAETFGLTDTDLDTAVRNEVS; encoded by the coding sequence ATGGCCAAGCACGTCATCATCGGTGCCGGTTCCATCGGTACCAACGTCGCTCGTCTGCTCGCCGAGCGCGGCGAGAGCGTCCGGATCGTCACCCGCAGCGGCTCCGGCCCCGAGCACCAGCTGGTCGACCGGATCGCCGCGGACGCGTCCGACCCGTCCCGCCTGACCGAGCTGTCCCGCGGCGCGGAAGTGATCTACCACTGCGCCAATCCACCCTCATACACGGTGTGGGAGCGCCTGTTGCCGCCCCTGCAGACGGCGGCCATCACCGCCGCCAAGGCGAACGACGCCGTCCTCGCGCTGACCGGCAGCCTTTACGCCTACGGTCCGCAGCCCGGTGGCCGGATGAACGAACACACCCCCATGGCCGCCACCGGGCACAAGGGCCGCCTGCGCAGACGCATGTGGGAACAGGCCCTCGCCGGGGGGATCCGCACCGTCGAGGTCCGCGGCTCCGACTACATCGGCAAGGACGCCAACGGTATCTACTCCCTGCTCATCAAGTCGGCCCTGCAGAAGGGAAAAGCGGCCTGGATCACCGGCCACCTGGACATGCCGCACACCTTCACCTTCAACGGCGACATGGCACAGGCCCTCATCACGCTGGCCTCGGAAGAACGCGCGTGGGGCCGACCCTGGCACGTGCCGTCCGCGCCGGCCGTCACCATTCGCGAGCTGGCGCGGCGCTACGCCGTCGCGGCGGGCCGGCCACCGGTCAAACTAATCCAGATACCACGCTCCGTGACGCGTACGGCCGGGTTGATCGTGCCGATCGCCCGCGAGATGGCCGAGATGGATTACCAGTGGTACGCGCCGTTCCACATGGACGCGACGGAGACCGCCGAGACCTTCGGCCTGACCGACACCGACCTCGACACGGCCGTCCGCAACGAGGTCAGCTGA
- a CDS encoding TetR/AcrR family transcriptional regulator — translation MPTSTRRARERANTRERIIEAALHVLETEGIAALTIRRIAADVEYSAPVVYQHFANKDALVLELVAYGHHLMLTEFRQAAQEPDTDRRMTRIASHYVRFAGEHPHLFQVMNDPMVDADERRRVAEPVIDVLKELLSSWSAAHDVVLADFDQACEILWGTLYGIASLSHLGSVGDDRARHLAEQALRAILLGWRTETPASGRPASNWGPSSSGS, via the coding sequence ATGCCGACCAGCACAAGACGGGCCCGCGAACGGGCGAACACCCGGGAGCGGATCATCGAGGCCGCGCTGCACGTCCTCGAGACCGAGGGCATCGCGGCTCTGACGATCCGGCGCATCGCCGCCGACGTCGAATATTCCGCGCCCGTCGTCTACCAGCACTTCGCCAACAAGGACGCGCTGGTTCTGGAGCTGGTCGCGTACGGTCACCACCTGATGCTGACGGAGTTCCGCCAAGCCGCGCAGGAGCCCGATACGGACCGGCGCATGACGCGCATTGCGTCGCACTACGTCCGGTTCGCAGGCGAGCACCCCCACCTCTTCCAGGTCATGAACGACCCGATGGTCGACGCGGACGAACGCCGACGCGTCGCGGAACCGGTCATCGACGTCCTCAAGGAGCTGCTCAGCTCCTGGTCGGCTGCACACGACGTGGTGCTGGCCGATTTCGACCAGGCTTGCGAGATCCTCTGGGGCACGCTGTACGGCATCGCGTCGCTCAGTCACCTCGGCAGCGTCGGCGACGATCGCGCCCGCCACCTCGCCGAACAGGCGCTGCGCGCGATCCTCCTCGGGTGGCGAACCGAGACGCCGGCGAGCGGTCGGCCGGCGAGCAACTGGGGTCCGTCTTCAAGCGGATCTTGA
- a CDS encoding PadR family transcriptional regulator, which produces MALEHAILVSLLEKPGSGYELARRFERSIGYFWTATHQQIYRVLKRMESEGLLAVRALSQQSRPDKKEYSVVGPGRAALSQWLHESIQPESMRHDLAVKIRGAAFDDPSVLIREVERHRQVHGERLAHYVAGELRDFTGPAAPVPLDAGQELQHVVLRGGIAYERMTIAWLDDVLATLRRLGTPHPHA; this is translated from the coding sequence ATGGCGCTCGAGCACGCGATCCTCGTTTCCCTGTTGGAGAAGCCGGGCTCCGGCTATGAGCTGGCCCGGCGGTTCGAGCGGTCCATCGGATACTTCTGGACTGCCACGCACCAGCAGATCTACCGCGTTCTCAAGCGTATGGAGAGCGAGGGCCTGCTCGCTGTTCGTGCGCTGTCGCAGCAGAGCCGGCCGGACAAGAAGGAGTACTCCGTCGTAGGCCCAGGCCGCGCCGCCCTCTCTCAGTGGCTGCACGAATCGATCCAACCCGAGAGCATGCGGCACGACCTCGCGGTGAAGATCCGCGGTGCGGCCTTCGACGACCCGTCCGTGCTCATCCGTGAGGTCGAACGGCACCGCCAGGTGCACGGCGAGCGACTCGCGCACTATGTGGCCGGCGAGCTGCGGGACTTCACCGGCCCGGCGGCCCCCGTCCCGCTCGACGCCGGTCAGGAGCTGCAGCATGTCGTGCTGCGGGGTGGTATCGCATACGAGCGGATGACGATTGCCTGGCTCGACGACGTACTTGCCACACTCCGCCGACTCGGCACGCCCCACCCGCACGCCTGA
- a CDS encoding Dabb family protein has protein sequence MIYHINRVTMKATATPQQIEGVLESWRNQGRSNPAIKSFVVGRDHGGDYTYGAVFVVEHLDGLFAYLTHPTTYQTDHLGLHLLERLEIFDVSDDDDPDLNDKIQELHRRRNELNPQIAGMLADVPTYTGSGVDD, from the coding sequence ATGATTTACCACATCAACAGAGTCACGATGAAGGCCACTGCGACGCCTCAGCAGATCGAGGGGGTGCTGGAGAGCTGGCGCAATCAGGGCCGGTCGAACCCCGCCATCAAGTCCTTCGTCGTCGGCCGCGACCACGGCGGCGACTACACGTACGGCGCGGTGTTCGTCGTCGAACATCTCGACGGGCTCTTCGCCTACCTGACGCACCCGACCACCTACCAGACCGACCACCTCGGGCTGCACCTGCTCGAACGGCTGGAGATCTTCGACGTCAGTGACGACGACGACCCTGACCTGAACGACAAGATCCAGGAACTGCACCGGCGCCGCAACGAGCTCAACCCGCAGATCGCCGGCATGCTCGCCGACGTGCCCACCTATACCGGCTCCGGCGTGGACGACTGA